gtgggatgaacaatgcattcttgaccaaaaagaggaagagaagtgtaataaaataaggcatgagTGGCCAAGAAGaatcaaatggagtcgagagactattctgaaggctactctacAAGTTTCAGTTAGGTAGTGATACTTGCCTTGGTTTGCTAATTCCCAACCAACAttactcctgttaactcttaagaatactagggctcaaactgagactctatgaaggtttcatgcactaagtttgctttcctggaatttataatttccagagggttcttaggtcagataaatactgaaacccagagggaccagcctctccaagattacaCCCCCCTGTCCTTTGGTGTAGAAGCTCTTCTCGGCATGAGGGAGTTGGGTCGACCATTGCCTAGGGATCCCTGTGGATTGGTGGTGGTAGCTGGGGAAGGGCGAGGGAGGATGGGATTTGGTGAACAGCTGTGACTGCTGACTCGCTGTGTCGAAGTTTCTTTTGGCCTTTGGTgatttggagcagctggagggaggaATCTGAGGTAGTGGTGTAGTGACCCGTGGCAGGCTTGGAAATCTGTTCTGTGGCTGCTTGTTggggtgtgctttgaaaattgttgcattttgtttcttttctttgtgtgggtattgtatttcacaataaaaaaagtttttaaaaaaagttattgtgTTGGGTGACAGAGTTGTGGAGGGTTTTTGAAAACGTCCTTACAAGATATTGAGAGTTGCTCTGGTAgttaaatgtgaaatatatacGGGGGTTCTTTGTGagtttgggcaagttacttaatctctttgaAACTTTGTTTTCTCTCCTGCAAAATGGGGACAGTAATGGCACTTACTTCGAAGagttgttgggaggattaaatgagatagtctGTGTAAAAACACCTAGTGGAGTGTCCAATGCATGATAAGTACCCAATAAATGTTGGGTattgttgtcattattatttcttcattatcATCAATGAGAGGAAATTCTCATATGCTACATAGATGGGAGCATAAATCACTATAGTGTTTCTGAAAGACATAGAGTAATagataataacattttaaaaaacaaaaaccctttgTTCTAGGAATTTCACATCTAGCAATTTATTGTTAACAAATAATCTGACATATAGACCATGAGCTCTGAGGTGTGAACAAGAATTAAGGTTATTCCTAATAGAAAAtgattggaaacaacctaaggaTCTGGCATAATTAGGTAAATTATgaaacatacatacaatggaatattctggagctattaaaaaggaaagatatatctttaaataatgatacagacatgcatatacatgtttttaaaagtctGGAAGGATACCAAACTCTCATCAGGACTAGGAGTATCACTTGCTCggaattatttgaaattttaatatttataattttttattagaaaaattcatgtatatatatataaacacacacataaactATATGTGTACATAGACTATGtaaattttgtattataaacATAAACTAACATAAGAACCCTGATTGGGGTAAGGAATCCTGAGAATggtaaacattggcaaaatgTGACAAAGTTGGTTTCATCAGTTCAGAAACCACTGAGTCTCAGAGGCAATCATGGTGAATCTGCTATGGATAGAAAGATGGGGATTCATGGAGTACAGACGCTGGCAAGGGAAAGACTGGCAGAGATTTCCTTAATGAACTAATGATAGTAATGAGAGCCTTCATAGAGTGCTTTATACTTAGCATAGCAAACTGGTTTGATCCAGAGAGCGATTCTGTAGGCAGGGCAAGTGGAGAGACTAAGTCCCGGAGTGTGAAGTGGTGCTGGGGCTCTGAACCCCTAGCCCCTCCCAGCTGTGAAGCTTGGACACATTAAAATTCACCTGCATGTGGAACGTTTTTTGTGCACCTGGCAACTTCTTCTCCAAGTTGGCTCCTTGGGTCCATGGGTGGCCACGTCATTATGATTGCTTCACCTGTAGCCTTCTTGTGTCTGTTATCCTTAAAGGGCTCCTTGCTGCAGCCTAACCCAGTTTCCATTCTCCTTGTGGCCCGCTCCACCTTCATCTCACTGTTCCCTCGTGCTAAAATGTCTTCTCCTATCTCCTGAGCCTTCCTGCCTGTCTACATATCCAGATCCTATTGTTCCTTCGAGATCTGTATCAGGCATGTCACCTCTCCAAAGATATCCCAGCTCTCTggactagactgtaagctccctTAGGGAAGGATGTATATACAGCTCATTCATCTTTGTTCCCTCAGTGATGGCTCTACTGCAGCAGGTGCTCAGTGCACTTTGTGAATGAGggggtgaatgaataaacaaagggATGAGGAGAGCATGGATGATGATGGGCTTGAATGCATGGCAGGAGGGCTGGCCTGGGAGCTGGGTGACTCAAACCTTGAGACCTGTCTCAGCGCTGGTCTTGCTAGGAAGGACAATGGGATTCCAGTCAGTGCTTCCCCAGGGCGAACAACCTCAGGGCTCTGCCCCCGTCCAGGTCCTGCCCATATCATAAAACCACATGCCCTTTCTCTTCTTCCGCGGGCAGGAAAGGTGGGGTGATTTAGGGGTTATGCCTCAGCAGCCAGGAGAGTTTATAAGCTGGGGCACGAGATTCCCGAGCACAGACGTCTTCCTCATCTCCCTTCTCTCTGGTCTCCCGCCCTCCAGCAGCATGGCCTTCAACGGCAGGTATGAGGTGGAGAGCGAGAAGAATTATGACGAGTTCATGAAGTGCCTCGGTGAGTAGGGGCTGGTTTGTCACAGTTAACTCTGGGTCAGGAACTCGAATCCCTGGAGTAGAGCAGGGCGagatttcattatttattcatttactcgtATTTGTTGAGCTGaccacctactctgtgccaggccctggggataGTAAGAATGCACAGTCCTTGTTTTCAAAAAACGTATGGAATATTAGCCATCCATTTTACTGCTGGAAAAcctgaagcccagagaagctgagttactagtctaaggtcacacagtgagtAATTGGTGAAGCAGAGGCTTGATTATCTACTCATTAAAGGTTTATTGAATCTTAGGCAAGAGCTATCCCAGTGTTATCAATGGGCACTTCAGTGTGACTTGCCCACATGTGAGTCAGTGGCAGAGGTCATAGCACGTGGGACGCTATGATAAGTAGTGTCACCACATCCCATCTGGTGTTAGTATACAGACCAGGTTTGCCAAGCCATTCACTTGACAAACAAGGGCCTCTTACTATCCCAGGCCCTGGGGGCAGAGAGATCAAAGATCCCACCCCTTCCCTTACTGCTTAACTTCCAACACTTGTTGTGAGGAACCAATGAGACTGTGGGTTTGATAATCCTGTGGAAACATCAACGCGCTGTCCAAGTCTGTGGCAGTGAGACTGTTAAGATTCAGAGGACAGTCCCAGAGGGCCTGTGCCCTCCCTCCAAGTGGCCATGTCTTGCCTACCAGTTGGACCAGAGAGGCCTTGAGAGCAGGAGCCCAGCACCCCAGGCACTGGGAGAAGCCAGAGTCCTTTTGAGTCCATTATTGGGAGAGGCCCTTCTGAGAACAGTGACTTGGCTTCATCCAAACAACCCAGACCTGTGGAAATGGACGTGAGCCAACCTCAGTGGTAAACCCTGCTCTGCTGCTACCTGTGCCAGGACCCTGGGAAGCCCTTTCCTGCTCTGGGTCTCTGTAAAATAAAAGCACCAGTCATGAAGGTCCCGTTGATTCTAGAACTCTATGAGCTTAGCAAGTTTCTGTTAAATTACGTGCTATTACCATCAGTAGACTagctattatttattgaatgccaacGCGATGCTATCCCAGACACAATCACATTTAATCTGACCCTTGCACCACCCTATGACTTAGGCTTTATCATCCCCGTTATGTGGAGGGGAACACGGAGGCCTGCAGAAGCAGTGACTTGCCCGAGCATCACTCCCCCGCCACCCCCATCCCCTTTCCCTGCTGCCAGCTCATTGTGGAGCTCAGAACTGCACAACACACTGCCTGTGTTGGGAACTGTGCGCTCCCTCCAGGCCAGCCTAGAGCAAAGAGGAAAGCTCTTTCTCAGCACTTACATGTCTCTGCTTGTCTCTGGGCCCAGGGCTCCCCAGCGAAGCCATTGAAAAAGGCCGCAACTTCAAGATCGTCACAGAGGTACAGCAGGATGGGCAGAACTTCACCTGGTCCCAGCACTACTCCGGGGGCCACTCCATGACCAACAAGTTCACCATTGACAAGGAGAGTGACATAGAGACCATGGGGGGCAAGAAGTTCAAGGTGAGAGGCCACTGgctgcccctccctccttccccagcatAGAGAGGAAGAGCCCAGGTCCTGAAGTCAGACTTACCTGGATTTGAAACCGTGATTTTTCCCCCCTGGCCTTGGCCAAGTTGTTTCACTTCCACAAACGTCAGATCTCTAATATGCAAGAGGGGACCCAGAGCTCAGTGGTGAGGATGACATAAGATAATGCACGGAAAGCATGGAGTACAGTGCCTGCCGCATAGTAATTGCTAGGAAAATAAGcgcaattttaaatatttttggtgGGTGTTCCGGTTAATTTAATGTTTCTGTCGGTTTGACAGtatgtatcaaaatttataatGCTGATACCCATTATGaactggggttttttttttttttttttttgcttgggcaggcactgggaatcgaacccaggtctccggcatggcaggcgagaactctgcctgctgagccaccgtggcccaccccatgcTCATACCCTTTAGCTCTGAAATTTCACTTCGAGGAATTAATCTGATAGATCAAATTAGACAAGTGTAAGTTGATGTAGGTACAGGATGTTGGTTGCATCcctgtttataatagcaaaaaaatgttAGCCATTTGGTTGTGTTTTATAGGtaatgaaactgaggctcagagaggcaaagtAGTGGCCTTAAAGTCTCATAGCCAATGAGTGGTGGGATGGAGATTTGATTTACCTGGAATGGTCAGGCTGTTTCCATAGAACAGACAGGTCACCGATTAATCAAGCTTGGTAGGTCTTTCCGAAAGAAGGTTCTAGATGCCTCGATGAATCCTTGCTAGACCTTCTATGTTCCACGCAGACCTACCTTACATCACACACAGACATTTCCTTTTTGCTCAGGACAGCAACTCTTGGGCAGCAGAGAAGTGAAAGGTGGCTTCCCCACGTCACCCAGGCAGGTCCTTTAGGTCTTCCACCCATTTTGGAGTCTCTAATTAATACCATGAGTGTCCTTTGCTCATTAGGCTGCCAAGGTGAAGAGCAAATAGTCATAATATTCATATTCTGTcagtttgctttcttttaaagTGTAGCAATCTCCTACTAATGTTTTTCTGTAGTAGCATGTGTTGATTtgccttattctttttaaatgactGCACAGTATCCTGTAGTATGGAAATGCCATAGTTTATTTAATTGCTCCCTTCATTGGTGAAGGCTTAGGCTAGTtacgtttttttaaaaattttattaataaagccaatcaacatacaatatgaacattctttttaaatcacatagttgtatattcatcatgatcatttgcatcaattcagaaaaagaaataaaaagaaaacagaaaaataattcatacataccataccccttacccctccctttcattgatcctagcatttcattctactgaatttattttaacatttgttccccttattatttgtttatttttaatcctatgttttactcatctgtccatgaggtagataaaagaagcatcagacacaaacttttcacaatcacacagtcacattgtaaaagctgtatcattatacaatcatcttcaagaaacatggctactggagcacattttcaggcagtttcctccagcctctctgttacaccttaactaaaaaggggatatctgtttaatgcataaaaataacctccaggacaacctctcgactctgtttggaatctctcagccattgacactttattttgtctcatttcgttcttcccacttttggtcgagaaggttttctcattcccctggtgctgagtttcagctcgttctaggatttctgtcccacgttgccaggaaagtccacacccctgggagtcatgtcccacgtagagaggggagggTGTGAGGGTTACCTTTGATGAGCCTGGCGGGATATTCGTGTTGTTCACTATTACAAACAATACAGCAGTCAGCCCCCTGAGACCCATCACCCTCACCCTCACCATCACAATACTGCTGATGCTCCCAAAGTAACTCCATATTGGGCACTGTGGAGGGTTTggcctgtgccaggcactgttctaagcactttgcaGGTATCATAGTAACTCATTCAGTCCCCACGACAGTTCCATGAGGTATAATTATTgccattttagaaatgaggaaacggAAGCTCTCAGAGGTTAGGTGACATGCCTGACTTGCTTTACGCCTCTGTGCCTGCAAGGTAAATCCGCAGAGAGGGACTGCTGGGGCTGCAGGCAAGCTCATCATCCTTGAGACTGACTCAGGCTCCCGCTGTGCTTCCCTTCCAGGCCACCGTGCGGATGGAGGGCGGGAAGGTGGTGGTGGACTTCCCCAACTATCACCAGACCTCGGAGATTGTGGACGGCAAGCTGGTGGAGGTGAGTGTCCTGCTGGCCCCTGGGACGATGGGAATGCTCTTCTGCTCAGGGCTGTGGGCCCTCAGGAGTGGCCTTCTGGGCAGCTGGCTTGGCATAAACACCTCCCAGgagccaggctctgtgctaagcaATTGACACACATTATCTTATTTGAGCCTCACAGCCACCTTAATGgggagtgtcttagtttgccagagctgctgtgacacataccacagactggttggcttaaaccacaggaatGTATCATCCTCctgttctggaggctgaaagtccaaaaccaaggtatTTGCAGGAGCAGGCTTGctctgaagtctgtagtgttctggtgatGGCTAGTCTGCAATCTATAAACTCcagtctctgcttctgtcatATGGCTGGCTGGCTACGTCTCCTCCTGTGTCTGAACTTCCTCTGCTTTTAAGCACTCCAGTTTGGCCCCATTCAAGTAGGATTTTTTAAGGTCCCTGCCCTTTGTGGGGAATGGTTCTCAATCTACCAAGgataggaacttttttttttggcgtggacagactccaggaatcgaacctgggtctccagcatggcaggcaagaattgtgccactgagccactgttgcccgcctgGGTAGGAACTTTTAATCTATTTCACAGGGGAGAAGGCTGAGGCACGGGGAAGCCGAGTGATTAGCTGGAGGGCACAGAGCTTTTagggcagagctgggattggaCACTCAGCTGTCTGactgactccagagcccacacTCAGCCACCACTGAGGCACAAGTCTAGAAGCCCAAGGGACTCTTCCAAAAGAGTAAATGAAGGAGGTGGCCCGGGGGTACCCTCCAAGGGGAAGCCGCCCCTCTCACTCCATTTTCACAAGGGACTTCAGGCTCTTTCTGCCCTATCTTCCGACTTTTAAGAGAAACCAGGAAATCTGCACTTCTATGTGGAATCTCCAGACTTTTATACATTGGCAcctaatttaacatttaaaaaaaaattgctggccAGTCACACAAACATACCACAAACGGACTCATCCCGTACTCTCTGCTCCATAAGCACCAGCTGGGGGTATTGTCTTGGGAGGCCCTTCATGTCACTTCCATTTCTTCCCATGGGTCGCTAGAGTTTTAATgtgaagttgaaaggaaaaggagggcATTTCCACATTCCCCCATTGTGAGCCTGGATCGTGGGCCAGAGTCCTTTGGGGTCCAGTGTAAGCTGAGAAAGAACCATTTCCCCTCCCCAAGGTTCCTTAGACCTGCCAGAAGGGAAGGCAGCAATGAAAAAGGCAGGGAGGCTCATTCCTTGCTTCCCcttccttgctctctctctctctctgtcccttgcTTCTTCATCTCTCTCATCTCTACCTGGTGTAGAGAAAAGGAACACATGGCCCAAGACGCTTGGTGCTCTATCATCATTCCCATTTTCCAGAGAAGCCACATGAGGCTCAGAGACAGGGTGTGACcttcccaaagccacacagctcaTAACTGGTGGGTGGACACAGATCCTGTCACTTGCTGGCTTTTGCTTGATCTCCCCAGGCCATTGGTTTCTCCCCCTGCCCctttttttattactaaaataatttagttgaggtaaaattcatgtaatataaaattaaccattgtAAAATGGACAATTTAGTGGCATTTAGTAGATTCACAATTTTACATAACTACCACTTGtatctagttccaaaatatttccattactccaaagtAAAACCTTCTCTTCACTAAGTAGTTCTCCCCATTCACTCCTCTAGTGGGGACCTAGACACACCTCGTATGCTTTTTGTCCATGTATTTACCTACGCTAGATATTTCACATTAAATAGTTCAGTATGATCCTTTTGTGTCTTCCTTTTATCATGTAGCATAGttttttaagtttcatccatAGCAAAGCATGTGTCAGTACTTCAGTCTTTTctatatggctgaataataggcCATTCCATGGATATAGcacattttcttaatccatttatgTTTTGATGGAACTTTTGctc
This region of Tamandua tetradactyla isolate mTamTet1 chromosome 20, mTamTet1.pri, whole genome shotgun sequence genomic DNA includes:
- the FABP6 gene encoding gastrotropin — translated: MAFNGRYEVESEKNYDEFMKCLGLPSEAIEKGRNFKIVTEVQQDGQNFTWSQHYSGGHSMTNKFTIDKESDIETMGGKKFKATVRMEGGKVVVDFPNYHQTSEIVDGKLVEISTIGGVTYERVSKRLA